In Solanum stenotomum isolate F172 unplaced genomic scaffold, ASM1918654v1 scaffold28496, whole genome shotgun sequence, a single genomic region encodes these proteins:
- the LOC125851674 gene encoding serine/threonine-protein kinase ZRK1-like: MPFFRGLLTRKKLFSSASAERRKKEHDCYLQNGSCVLEELLALCDGNCRIPIHYYTAIEIDNAIRHSNSKMDVAGMSMVTGLLDNRTVLVRFNKRSSSNIHRDIAITAQMSHLKNVLRLVGCCLEFEQPVMVYEYVEGISLFDLLFKKGNPYDQTRKSLLSWGNRLRVARDVASAIVFLHTEFTTPIIHKFINPSIVIIDEKSSVAKIVDFSNSISLPPGELKVVADHVSGRIGYLDPEYLQQCIITQKTDVYSFGILLFQLLTGKDMNSISRRADFTNSKERIDFEEDAKSNTEEGSAMNRLDSIILEETIDFKNLPINFVDRYIKEDNVMDIADPIILEEHGIEIQQQLEDYLDLVKKCTADKGDDRPYMIHVARELIRIEKCFRALSLG, from the coding sequence ATGCCTTTTTTCAGAGGACTACTCACAAGGAAAAAGCTTTTTTCCTCCGCCTCTGCAGAAAGACGGAAGAAAGAGCATGATTGTTATTTACAGAATGGAAGTTGCGTGCTTGAGGAGCTTCTTGCTTTATGCGACGGAAATTGCAGAATTCCCATCCATTACTACACTGCCATAGAGATCGACAATGCAATTAGACACTCTAACAGCAAAATGGACGTTGCTGGTATGTCTATGGTTACGGGATTGCTAGACAACCGCACCGTTTTAGTTAGGTTCAACAAACGTTCATCCAGCAATATCCACCGAGATATAGCGATTACTGCTCAGATGAGTCATCTCAAGAATGTGTTGAGACTTGTTGGTTGCTGTCTAGAATTTGAACAACCAGTTATGGTGTATGAATATGTTGAAGGTATATCTCTTTTCGATCTACTTTTCAAAAAGGGTAATCCTTATGATCAAACTAGAAAATCGCTATTATCTTGGGGAAATAGATTACGAGTTGCACGTGATGTCGCTTCTGCAATCGTTTTCCTCCATACTGAATTTACTACGCCCATCATCCACAAATTTATAAATCCATCTATTGTGATAATAGATGAGAAGAGCAGCGTTGCCAAAATAGTGGACTTCTCAAACTCCATATCATTACCTCCAGGGGAATTGAAGGTAGTAGCTGATCATGTGAGTGGAAGAATTGGGTATCTAGATCCAGAATATCTCCAGCAGTgtattattactcaaaagactGATGTCTACAGCTTTGGGATTCTTCTCTTTCAGCTATTAACCGGAAAGGACATGAACAGTATTTCTAGAAGAGCGGATTTTACAAATTCAAAAGAGAGAATAGATTTTGAAGAGGACGCTAAATCCAATACAGAAGAGGGTAGTGCTATGAATAGACTGGATTCTATAATTCTGGAAGAGAcaatagattttaaaaatcttcCAATCAACTTTGTCGATCGCTATATTAAAGAGGATAATGTAATGGATATAGCGGATCCTATCATTTTAGAAGAGCATGGAATTGAGATTCAACAACAGTTGGAAGACTACTTGGATCTTGTTAAGAAATGCACAGCTGATAAGGGAGATGATAGACCATACATGATTCATGTGGCAAGGGAATTAATCCGAATTGAAAAGTGTTTCCGTGCCCTCTCCCTTGGTTaa